In Butyrivibrio proteoclasticus B316, the sequence TGGCTGTTTATCTGTGCCTTATCAGAAAAACTTTTGACGGTGCTGTTTTTACTGATAAGCTATTATTTGTCTGTCTTGCAGCCCTTGTTCTATCGTCTTCCCAAAGACTTTTTTGTGAGAAAAAGAATAATGCATTTCCCTTCTACTATTTTGTCATCATTTCTTTCTTTTCGTTAATTCTTCCCATGAAAACAGAGCCCATTGACTGGACAAAGGCTATAGAAGTAGGTGAAAGAATAGTTTCAGGGTTCAAAGATGCAGCTGATAATGCGTCATATTATCTTTCTTTCGTGTTTAAAGATGATTCATATACAGCCGGATACAGTTCTTTTGACGTAACGGGAGACCGCGTGGGAAAGTCTGACAAGGTACAGCTATTACTTGAAACTAATGAGAAGCCCTTTTTTATTTTTAAGGATGAAGAAACAGGGGCTAATATGAAGATGCGCAGAAATGTATATCTGTCCGGTGGAAGGGGAGTGGAAGCTGCAAACGTTGTAAGATACTTAAATTTTCTGCATTCGCAGGGGGCAGACAGGGAAGTAGCGGCTCTTTTTTCACAATTATCACGTGTAAATATAGAATATGTGTATCTTGATACTCAGGATGAAATTGCGCCGATCAACTCTTATGTACTGACAAATGAAGGGAGAAAAATCGAGGCAGGCGTATCCGGGACACAGCATAAAAAAGGCTACAGGCTGCAGGCAAGATTTCTGGATATTGATTATGGAAGCCCTTATCTTATTAGTATGCTGGAGAATTCACCGACTGCCTTAAAGGAAGAGGATATGTCTTTTGCTGAGGCTAATAGCTATATGCAGGAAATATACAATATGCCTCTTGATAGCATTATGACAGAAGCTGAATATGAGAGGGCTGTGAAGATAGATGAAGAGTATTTGAAGGGATATACAGATACAGCGGGTTCCTCTGAGAGGATGAAGGATCTGGTAAAAGAGCTGACGAATGGAAGTGTCAGTGAATATGAGAAGTGCAAAAATATTGAAACCTATCTGCGTCAATATCCATACAGCACTGATACTGCCGGTGGACATGAGCCTGGCTCAAATATGAGTACTGCTGAGGGAATGGCTGATATTGCTGACAGATTTTTGTTTGAAACGCAAAAGGGTTATTGTGTTCATTATGCTTCTTCTATGGTGATGCTCCTAAGACTTGCGGGAATATCGGCCCGTGTGTCAGTGGGATACAGGTATGCTTACCCATTTGAACAAATGGAAACTTATTCTGTTGGGAGTAACTGTGCGCATGCATGGCCTGAAGCTTATCTTCAGGGCTTTGGCTGGATGCCTTTT encodes:
- a CDS encoding transglutaminase-like domain-containing protein — protein: MRGDVADLRREEFSLFVIGFFALFSAMEYVFGVFVSRLTSVFTSLIPALLLFLLLRNNALIPHIELAMAVAVIIRLLFALMTYKEQVITWGAFVLSAVAVYLCLIRKTFDGAVFTDKLLFVCLAALVLSSSQRLFCEKKNNAFPFYYFVIISFFSLILPMKTEPIDWTKAIEVGERIVSGFKDAADNASYYLSFVFKDDSYTAGYSSFDVTGDRVGKSDKVQLLLETNEKPFFIFKDEETGANMKMRRNVYLSGGRGVEAANVVRYLNFLHSQGADREVAALFSQLSRVNIEYVYLDTQDEIAPINSYVLTNEGRKIEAGVSGTQHKKGYRLQARFLDIDYGSPYLISMLENSPTALKEEDMSFAEANSYMQEIYNMPLDSIMTEAEYERAVKIDEEYLKGYTDTAGSSERMKDLVKELTNGSVSEYEKCKNIETYLRQYPYSTDTAGGHEPGSNMSTAEGMADIADRFLFETQKGYCVHYASSMVMLLRLAGISARVSVGYRYAYPFEQMETYSVGSNCAHAWPEAYLQGFGWMPFEPTSAYMTAADFSWHRVAAPDKKEIGKNTVYEQPSIPDIPEVIKPEPVEQENNTATTQILMIAAIVALSIILLIVLLIAGTIVIRNIVYRRGNNEKRLSMDVEMIKRVLRKLYKGDFTDRGLLSDYVEIAPFDHQAEIKKVFDIYYRSIYASTESRHVSVDEAEMARLLRLKLSNLQ